A single region of the Arthrobacter sp. zg-Y820 genome encodes:
- a CDS encoding leucyl aminopeptidase — translation MVKTNEPNLSVISRDVSKVPAQALVVGIGQTSGGPVLIDSPLSPKAASALAASLPLLGVTGAADEVHRLPGLPELEAQMLVLAGVGKVTAGVPLSEEALRRAAGSAVRQLAGTESVALALPAATVADAAAVAEGALFGAYSYSEHRTDKGAAVKEPVRSIIVLTPAADEKALKPALERARILGRAVNATRTLVNQPPSHLYPETFAAAAKDLAKPLSAKVKVTVMDEKKLERDGFGGLMGVGKGSSRPPRMVKLEYAPQRAKAKLALVGKGITFDSGGLSLKPAAGMQTMKCDMGGAAVVLNALLAIAELGLPVKVTAWLCLAENMPSGTAQRPGDVMTTYGGRTVEVLNTDAEGRLVMADGLVAASEEAPDVLIDVATLTGAQMIALGNRVSAVMGEEGVRDAVKAAADRAGELFWPMPIPEELRASLDSSVADIANHGERFGGMMTAASFLREFVGEVDGVKIPWAHLDIAGPAFNEGSPYGYTPKEGTGVAVRTLVAYAEDVVARSA, via the coding sequence GTGGTCAAAACGAACGAGCCAAATCTGTCGGTGATCTCCCGGGACGTTTCCAAAGTCCCGGCCCAGGCATTGGTGGTAGGGATTGGCCAGACCTCCGGCGGCCCCGTTCTGATCGACAGCCCGCTGAGCCCCAAGGCGGCATCCGCCCTGGCCGCGTCGCTGCCCCTTCTCGGCGTCACCGGTGCCGCCGACGAGGTCCACCGTCTGCCCGGGCTGCCCGAGCTGGAGGCCCAGATGCTGGTCCTGGCCGGGGTCGGCAAGGTCACCGCCGGAGTTCCGCTCAGCGAAGAGGCGCTGCGCCGGGCGGCCGGATCCGCCGTCCGCCAGCTCGCCGGCACCGAATCCGTGGCCCTGGCCCTGCCGGCCGCCACCGTGGCCGACGCCGCCGCCGTCGCCGAGGGCGCGCTCTTCGGCGCCTACAGCTACAGCGAGCACCGCACGGACAAGGGCGCCGCCGTCAAGGAGCCGGTGCGCAGCATCATCGTCCTCACTCCGGCCGCCGACGAGAAGGCACTCAAGCCGGCGCTGGAACGCGCCCGCATCCTGGGCCGCGCCGTCAACGCCACCCGGACTCTGGTCAACCAGCCCCCGAGCCACCTGTACCCCGAGACGTTCGCCGCCGCCGCCAAGGACCTGGCCAAGCCGCTCTCGGCCAAGGTCAAGGTCACGGTGATGGATGAGAAGAAGCTCGAGCGCGACGGCTTCGGCGGGCTGATGGGCGTCGGCAAGGGCTCCTCCCGGCCGCCGCGCATGGTCAAGCTCGAATACGCACCGCAGCGCGCCAAGGCCAAGCTGGCCCTGGTGGGCAAGGGCATCACCTTCGATTCCGGCGGACTCTCCCTGAAGCCGGCCGCCGGCATGCAGACCATGAAGTGCGACATGGGCGGCGCCGCCGTCGTCCTGAACGCCCTGCTGGCCATCGCCGAACTGGGACTGCCGGTCAAGGTCACCGCCTGGCTGTGCCTGGCCGAGAACATGCCCTCGGGCACCGCCCAGCGCCCCGGCGATGTCATGACGACGTACGGCGGACGCACCGTGGAGGTGCTGAACACCGATGCCGAAGGCCGCCTGGTCATGGCCGACGGCCTGGTCGCCGCCTCCGAGGAGGCGCCGGACGTCCTGATCGACGTCGCCACCCTCACCGGTGCGCAGATGATCGCCCTGGGCAACCGGGTCTCGGCCGTCATGGGCGAGGAAGGAGTGCGCGACGCCGTGAAGGCCGCAGCGGACCGCGCCGGAGAACTGTTCTGGCCGATGCCCATCCCCGAAGAACTGCGCGCGAGCCTGGATTCCTCGGTAGCGGACATCGCCAACCACGGTGAGCGGTTCGGCGGCATGATGACCGCCGCCAGCTTCCTGCGCGAATTTGTCGGCGAGGTCGACGGCGTGAAGATTCCCTGGGCCCACTTGGACATCGCGGGCCCGGCCTTCAACGAAGGATCCCCCTACGGCTACACGCCCAAGGAGGGCACCGGCGTCGCGGTCCGCACACTCGTGGCCTACGCGGAAGACGTAGTCGCCCGCTCCGCCTAA